A DNA window from Mucilaginibacter xinganensis contains the following coding sequences:
- a CDS encoding outer membrane beta-barrel family protein, whose amino-acid sequence MKLNLTAFLAAWLTIASTLAFAQPLYRITGKISDTNGKPLDGATVYLKTAADSALVKTALADAGGLFSLDVDKKGDYRISVTMIGFKPYKSDPFQLNNTKAVPAITLIQSGNVLKEVIVSSQKPLIERKIDRTVVNVDALISNSGSTALDVLEKSPGVLVDNNGAVSLKGKGVKIFIDDKPTYLEGTELESYLRSLSSSTIDQVELMSNPPAKYDAAGNGGIINIRTKRSKMKGFNGGLNLSYAQGIYGKTNNSFNFNYRNNKLNITGNLGYITGNGFNDLDINRHFLNSDGSIQSNFLQNSFIRRTSRSYSAKFGIDYYASDKTTFGIGFNGLIHPADQNTIATSKLMDAQNILDSTIIANNKEHYNFRNGDINLNYRHLFDKNGKELTADFDYIKYSNSSNQSFDNKTYLPDNNLINSDLLTGSLPSHINIFAGKADYTHPLSGGVKLAAGLKSSYTKTDNIADYFYTAAGVTTPDYGKTNHFIYQEQINAAYLNANRDFKRFSMQAGLRFENTISNGHQLGNIQKPDSVFKRDYNGLFPTLYIQYKLDTAGKQSLSLNYGRRIDRPYYEDLNPFLSPIDKFTYYTGNPFLKPSYTNNIELSYTWKNITAGLSYGKTKDNVDETIEIINGIYYSRPGNIGSTVNKTLTVDASFEPAKWFNFHLFAYVQNIHTVSSFYTGTLNTQGTFFFIRPITEFKLGNDWTAQLDGGYQSKITSSQFVVGHRGKVNTALSKKLSPATTLKFIVNDIFHTFVNSGDINNLANTLANYRNISDTRTAVVSLSYRFGKTISDQHKHNENAAESEQNRVKN is encoded by the coding sequence ATGAAACTAAACTTAACGGCTTTTTTAGCCGCATGGCTCACTATTGCCTCTACTCTCGCATTTGCACAACCACTTTACAGAATAACAGGTAAAATAAGCGACACTAACGGCAAACCGCTCGATGGGGCTACCGTCTATTTAAAAACTGCAGCAGACTCTGCACTGGTTAAAACAGCATTGGCAGATGCAGGCGGTCTTTTTTCGTTAGATGTTGATAAAAAGGGAGATTATCGTATTTCTGTTACCATGATAGGTTTTAAGCCTTACAAAAGTGATCCCTTTCAATTGAATAACACCAAAGCCGTACCCGCTATTACACTCATCCAAAGTGGCAATGTTTTGAAAGAAGTAATTGTGTCTTCCCAAAAACCTTTAATTGAACGTAAAATTGACCGGACGGTAGTTAATGTCGATGCGCTCATCAGCAATTCGGGTTCAACCGCGCTGGACGTGCTGGAAAAGTCGCCTGGCGTGCTTGTGGATAATAATGGTGCTGTAAGCCTAAAAGGGAAAGGCGTTAAAATATTCATTGATGATAAACCCACTTATCTTGAAGGCACGGAATTAGAAAGCTATTTGAGATCCCTTTCATCTTCAACAATTGATCAGGTTGAACTCATGAGTAATCCACCCGCTAAATATGATGCTGCCGGCAATGGCGGGATCATAAATATCCGCACAAAGCGGTCAAAGATGAAAGGTTTTAATGGGGGCTTAAATCTAAGTTATGCACAAGGGATATATGGCAAAACCAATAATAGTTTTAACTTCAACTATCGCAACAACAAGCTAAATATCACCGGAAACCTTGGATATATAACAGGTAATGGTTTTAATGACCTGGATATTAACCGGCATTTTTTAAATTCCGACGGCAGCATTCAGTCTAACTTTTTACAAAATTCTTTCATCCGCAGAACGTCAAGGTCTTATAGTGCAAAATTTGGAATAGACTACTACGCGTCTGACAAAACCACTTTCGGAATTGGGTTTAACGGTCTTATCCATCCGGCAGATCAAAATACCATAGCTACAAGCAAGCTGATGGACGCCCAAAACATCCTTGATTCAACTATTATCGCAAACAATAAGGAACACTATAATTTTAGAAACGGCGATATCAACCTCAATTATCGCCATCTATTCGATAAAAACGGAAAGGAGCTTACCGCTGATTTTGATTATATTAAGTACAGCAACTCCAGTAACCAATCGTTCGATAATAAAACCTATTTACCCGATAATAATTTGATAAACAGCGATCTGCTCACGGGTAGCCTTCCCTCGCACATTAACATTTTTGCAGGAAAAGCAGACTACACACATCCCCTGTCAGGCGGTGTAAAGTTAGCGGCAGGCTTAAAATCAAGTTATACAAAAACCGACAATATTGCCGATTACTTTTATACGGCAGCCGGCGTCACTACGCCCGACTACGGAAAAACAAATCATTTTATTTACCAGGAGCAAATAAATGCCGCTTATTTGAACGCAAACCGGGATTTTAAAAGATTTTCGATGCAGGCAGGACTGAGATTTGAAAACACAATCTCGAACGGGCACCAGTTGGGCAACATTCAGAAACCCGATTCCGTATTTAAAAGAGATTATAATGGGCTGTTCCCAACCCTTTATATACAATACAAGCTTGATACCGCAGGAAAACAATCATTAAGCCTTAATTATGGCAGGCGAATAGACCGCCCTTACTATGAGGACCTGAATCCGTTCCTTTCGCCCATTGATAAGTTTACCTATTATACCGGTAACCCCTTTCTTAAGCCATCGTACACCAACAATATTGAACTTTCTTATACCTGGAAAAATATTACAGCTGGTTTAAGCTACGGCAAAACAAAAGACAATGTAGATGAAACTATTGAGATTATTAATGGCATATATTATAGCCGTCCGGGAAACATTGGCAGTACAGTTAATAAAACATTGACCGTTGACGCTAGTTTTGAGCCGGCTAAATGGTTCAACTTTCATCTGTTTGCCTATGTGCAAAATATCCACACGGTAAGCAGCTTTTATACCGGGACCTTAAACACGCAGGGTACCTTCTTCTTTATCCGTCCGATAACAGAATTTAAATTAGGAAACGATTGGACCGCGCAATTGGACGGCGGGTATCAGAGTAAAATTACCAGCAGCCAGTTTGTAGTTGGCCACCGGGGAAAAGTAAACACCGCTTTATCAAAAAAATTATCCCCTGCCACAACGCTCAAGTTTATAGTTAATGATATCTTCCACACGTTTGTTAATAGCGGAGATATTAACAATTTGGCTAATACCCTGGCCAATTACAGAAATATAAGTGACACCCGAACTGCCGTTGTTTCGCTAAGCTACAGGTTTGGAAAAACAATTTCCGATCAGCACAAACACAATGAAAATGCTGCAGAAAGTGAGCAGAACAGGGTTAAGAATTAG
- a CDS encoding M56 family metallopeptidase: MDLSILKLFPDNLVSALCNTLLHSLWQGCVLAAVTGAIMMLTHQSAPAKRYKLLITALALFAVATAFTFIYGITRALPQASHAVYDNQALAIKMQAASNYDYPVKQQSITGTVIGYFNRNSATIVFIWFMIVCARSLQLATGLQGIYYLRRKNIFGVGPAWEKRVNELAQNLGVKRLVNIVESGVAKVPMVVGHLKPLILIPVGLLTALPAEEIEAILIHELAHIRRSDYLVNLLQSLLEIVFFFNPAVLWISALIKIERENCCDDIAVAQSNSKVNYIKALVSCEEYHTSSPAYAMALKGNKGDLKNRVTRIISNRNYSLNRIEKSLLAICLLTAGIFTAAFTNSEKINKLVADKTKATMYVAGNIKKAFSPKNKFVEIAQVSDSRKTDTSTNTTLNVVKAKLNESTTDTGRQNILSQLGIIKGRLKTREQSLGSLRSKNPLTQKKLAISDSISAVAKITTLPTPPVAVPAVPAVPAQPAKPYSAVAAKPNSSYTPYSSLKSDERRDKMISELMKDGIISSKDNLSFKISTSDFIVNGKKQTENIYQKYKEKFVVLPGNRKGEWSWMYNYDTDAGRETNSITDKQKN; the protein is encoded by the coding sequence ATGGATCTTTCAATCTTAAAACTTTTTCCGGACAATTTAGTCAGCGCGCTTTGTAATACGCTTCTCCATTCTTTATGGCAGGGTTGCGTTTTAGCAGCGGTAACCGGCGCTATAATGATGCTTACCCACCAATCAGCACCTGCAAAACGCTACAAGCTGCTTATTACAGCGCTTGCTTTATTTGCTGTTGCCACCGCCTTCACTTTTATATATGGCATAACCAGGGCATTGCCCCAGGCAAGCCATGCGGTGTATGATAACCAGGCTTTAGCTATAAAGATGCAAGCAGCTTCCAATTATGATTATCCTGTAAAGCAGCAATCAATTACCGGTACAGTTATCGGCTATTTTAACAGGAATTCCGCCACCATTGTATTTATCTGGTTTATGATTGTTTGTGCACGTTCATTGCAGTTGGCCACCGGCCTGCAGGGAATTTACTACTTGCGCCGCAAGAATATATTTGGTGTCGGTCCGGCCTGGGAAAAACGGGTAAATGAGCTCGCACAAAATCTAGGAGTAAAGCGACTGGTAAATATTGTGGAATCAGGCGTTGCTAAGGTCCCGATGGTGGTGGGGCATTTAAAGCCCCTGATATTAATCCCGGTAGGTTTATTAACAGCTTTACCGGCTGAGGAGATTGAGGCTATTTTAATCCATGAATTGGCGCACATTCGCCGGTCCGACTACCTGGTAAACCTTTTACAAAGTTTATTGGAGATTGTATTTTTCTTTAATCCGGCGGTATTATGGATCTCTGCCCTGATTAAAATCGAACGTGAAAATTGCTGCGATGATATTGCGGTAGCACAAAGTAACAGTAAGGTTAATTATATTAAAGCCCTGGTGTCATGCGAGGAATATCACACCTCCTCCCCTGCCTATGCAATGGCGTTAAAAGGAAACAAGGGCGATCTAAAAAACAGGGTAACACGCATTATATCAAACCGAAATTATTCGTTAAATCGTATCGAAAAATCGCTGCTGGCTATTTGCCTTTTAACTGCCGGCATATTTACTGCCGCCTTTACCAACTCCGAAAAAATAAATAAGCTGGTAGCTGATAAAACAAAAGCAACAATGTATGTTGCCGGCAATATTAAAAAAGCGTTTTCGCCAAAAAACAAATTTGTTGAAATTGCACAGGTATCTGATAGCAGAAAAACTGACACATCGACCAATACAACGCTGAATGTGGTTAAAGCTAAACTCAATGAAAGCACTACAGATACCGGCAGACAAAATATATTATCCCAGCTTGGCATTATCAAAGGAAGATTAAAAACACGCGAACAAAGCCTTGGTTCTCTCCGTTCGAAAAATCCCTTGACGCAAAAAAAGCTGGCAATAAGTGATTCAATAAGTGCCGTAGCTAAAATAACGACGCTACCCACACCACCTGTGGCTGTACCTGCGGTACCAGCCGTCCCCGCCCAACCAGCCAAGCCTTATTCAGCAGTCGCTGCAAAACCAAATTCTTCCTACACACCGTATAGTTCTTTAAAAAGCGATGAACGGCGTGATAAAATGATAAGTGAATTGATGAAAGATGGTATAATTTCGTCGAAAGATAACCTGTCATTTAAAATAAGCACTTCAGATTTTATAGTAAACGGTAAAAAACAAACCGAGAATATCTACCAGAAATACAAAGAGAAATTTGTAGTTCTACCCGGTAACAGGAAGGGTGAATGGTCATGGATGTATAATTACGATACTGATGCCGGACGCGAAACCAACAGTATTACCGACAAGCAAAAAAACTAG
- a CDS encoding nicotinate-nucleotide adenylyltransferase has product MDTLHNKDIGTKQKALAINLDPEIYGSFAEIGAGQDVAANFFKAGASSGTVAKTMSAYDMVFSDVIYGTQKGGRYVSEPRLIAMLDHEYGLLIERLAKQRGDSTTFFAFSDTFSALNYHKTNDGHGWMGVRFQLEPNGAFNDVVLHVKLLDNDNNLQQQAVGILGVNLIYACFYYNEYPPVFLLSLMDNLSKDGIQIDMIRFEGPNFSKVDNRLMSLHLVKYGFSDAALFGPDGKNLQPSEVLYKKHIVVIRGRFRPIINVHLDMLNTGVKQFMQEPDVDQKNVMVVTELTLQSLKERDADHSADIDEKDFLDRVDILCSLGQTVMISNFHEYYKLVAYMSKITKLKLGVVLGFPNLEYIFSEEHYQDLPGGILESFATLFSRKVKLFIYPTLRDGVIWNCLRYHPPAHLIDLYRYLIANNKIEDIRHYKESNLSVQTDKVLNLIKRGTPGWEEYVPAEVADMIKERCLFGYACEVDDSKRNNGPDNTADLIDTV; this is encoded by the coding sequence ATGGATACCCTTCACAATAAAGATATTGGGACAAAACAGAAAGCGCTGGCTATCAATCTGGATCCTGAAATTTATGGTTCGTTCGCTGAAATTGGCGCAGGCCAGGACGTGGCGGCAAATTTTTTCAAAGCAGGCGCATCATCAGGCACTGTAGCCAAAACCATGTCGGCCTATGACATGGTGTTTTCTGACGTAATTTATGGTACACAAAAAGGTGGCCGCTACGTAAGCGAGCCAAGGCTGATAGCAATGCTGGACCATGAATATGGCTTGTTAATAGAGCGACTGGCTAAACAACGTGGAGATTCAACCACTTTTTTTGCTTTTTCTGACACTTTTTCTGCCTTAAATTATCACAAAACAAACGACGGGCATGGATGGATGGGAGTCCGTTTTCAGCTGGAGCCAAATGGCGCGTTTAACGATGTGGTGTTACACGTTAAGTTACTTGATAATGATAACAACCTGCAACAGCAGGCAGTGGGGATACTAGGTGTAAACCTTATATATGCGTGCTTTTATTACAACGAGTACCCACCCGTTTTCTTGCTGTCTCTGATGGATAACCTTTCCAAAGATGGCATCCAGATAGATATGATCCGTTTTGAAGGGCCTAATTTCAGCAAGGTTGATAACCGGCTGATGAGCCTCCACCTAGTGAAATACGGATTTTCGGACGCAGCCTTGTTTGGACCCGATGGCAAAAACCTGCAGCCATCAGAGGTGTTATATAAAAAACACATTGTGGTTATCCGCGGGCGCTTCCGCCCTATTATTAATGTGCATTTGGATATGCTGAACACCGGGGTTAAACAATTTATGCAGGAGCCGGATGTTGACCAGAAAAATGTAATGGTGGTTACCGAGCTTACCCTGCAATCACTAAAAGAACGCGATGCAGACCACTCTGCCGATATTGATGAAAAGGATTTTCTTGACCGTGTGGATATTTTATGCTCTCTCGGGCAAACGGTAATGATCTCAAATTTCCATGAGTATTATAAACTGGTAGCGTATATGTCAAAAATCACCAAGTTAAAGCTTGGCGTGGTTTTAGGTTTTCCCAACCTGGAATATATTTTTTCGGAAGAACACTACCAGGACCTTCCGGGAGGAATTTTGGAGTCGTTCGCCACTTTGTTTAGCCGTAAGGTAAAACTCTTTATATACCCCACACTGCGCGACGGCGTGATCTGGAATTGCCTGCGCTACCATCCACCCGCACATTTGATTGACCTTTACCGTTACCTGATAGCCAACAATAAAATTGAGGATATCAGGCATTATAAAGAAAGTAACCTTAGCGTACAAACCGATAAGGTACTTAACCTGATAAAGCGGGGCACCCCCGGTTGGGAAGAATACGTGCCTGCAGAAGTAGCTGATATGATTAAAGAGCGTTGCTTATTCGGGTATGCCTGCGAAGTTGATGATAGTAAAAGAAATAATGGGCCTGATAACACAGCCGATCTGATAGATACAGTCTAA
- a CDS encoding DUF3347 domain-containing protein, translating to MKILKKLALMLSLALASVYTNALPAPNTSVDKIVNAYLSVKNALVSGDGNVVKIKAKDLLAALSAKPEAGLTPEQQKVLAKYQEKLIFDSRHMSETADIEHQREHFANLSKNMFEVLKGAKLNTATIYEQYCPMKKAYWLSESNQIKNPYYGDKMLTCGKVTETLAPAK from the coding sequence ATGAAAATCTTAAAAAAATTGGCATTGATGCTTTCACTTGCATTAGCCAGCGTATATACAAACGCCCTTCCTGCACCTAACACTTCTGTTGATAAAATAGTTAATGCATACCTTAGTGTTAAAAATGCATTGGTGAGCGGTGATGGAAACGTTGTAAAGATCAAAGCTAAAGATTTGCTTGCCGCACTATCTGCAAAACCGGAAGCAGGCTTAACGCCAGAACAACAAAAAGTACTGGCAAAGTACCAGGAGAAACTAATATTTGACAGCAGGCACATGAGTGAAACCGCCGATATAGAGCATCAGCGTGAACATTTTGCAAACCTGTCTAAAAATATGTTTGAAGTTTTAAAAGGTGCTAAGCTCAATACCGCCACTATTTATGAGCAGTATTGCCCTATGAAGAAGGCTTACTGGTTAAGCGAAAGCAACCAAATCAAAAACCCTTACTATGGCGACAAAATGCTTACTTGCGGCAAGGTAACAGAAACATTGGCGCCGGCGAAATAG
- a CDS encoding OmpA/MotB family protein: MKIKFLLPLIMLLAVVAQSCVSNKKYAELQANYNKSLDTNSKLKQSWQVTQQELAGSRSRVQSLEEQIASAKTNAAALQDALNKCLAGNNQGNVNIAKLADQISASSQYIRHLVDLKNKSDSLNQVLTNNLTRSLSADETKDVDIKVLKGVVYVSLSDNMLYKSGSYEISDKAGTLLSKVAKIINDYSTYDVLVEGNTDNVPIKQTNIRNNWDLSALRASSVVQALQTTYNVDPKRLTAGGRGEYNPVADNGTPGGKSQNRRTQIIITPKLDQFMTLIGKDPAQKAPGQ, from the coding sequence ATGAAAATTAAATTTTTATTGCCGCTGATAATGCTGTTAGCGGTTGTTGCTCAAAGTTGCGTAAGCAATAAGAAATACGCCGAACTACAAGCGAATTATAATAAATCACTGGATACAAACAGTAAGTTAAAACAAAGCTGGCAGGTTACCCAACAGGAACTGGCAGGTTCAAGAAGCCGTGTGCAGAGTCTTGAAGAACAAATAGCTTCAGCCAAAACAAATGCGGCTGCTTTACAGGATGCGTTGAATAAATGTTTAGCCGGTAATAACCAGGGTAATGTAAACATTGCCAAACTCGCTGACCAAATTTCTGCCTCATCGCAGTACATTCGCCATCTGGTTGACCTGAAAAACAAGAGCGATTCATTAAATCAGGTACTTACCAATAACCTTACCCGATCGTTAAGTGCGGATGAAACAAAGGATGTGGATATTAAGGTGCTTAAAGGTGTAGTTTATGTTTCACTTTCTGATAATATGCTTTATAAATCGGGCAGTTATGAAATTTCAGATAAAGCCGGAACTTTGTTAAGTAAAGTAGCTAAAATCATAAACGATTATTCAACTTATGACGTGTTGGTTGAGGGTAACACGGATAACGTTCCTATCAAGCAAACAAACATCCGCAACAACTGGGATTTAAGTGCTTTAAGGGCTTCATCAGTAGTACAGGCGCTACAAACAACTTACAATGTTGATCCGAAACGGTTAACAGCCGGTGGCCGTGGCGAGTATAACCCGGTTGCTGACAATGGCACCCCGGGTGGTAAATCACAAAACAGGCGTACACAAATTATTATTACACCAAAATTGGATCAGTTTATGACGCTTATTGGTAAAGATCCCGCTCAAAAAGCACCGGGTCAATAA
- a CDS encoding HAD-IIA family hydrolase, with protein MKHGLLIDMDGVIYSGEELITGADKFIATLLEKKIPFTFMTNNSQRTRLEAVRKLKRLGIEVSEEHVYTSAMATGKFLGDQSPRATAYVLGEGGLITSLHENGITLVDSDPEFVVLGEGRNFTLEMVQRAVDMILAGAKFITTNRDPSPKKPGWNNLGIAATTAMIEEATGRKAFVTGKPSPVMMRSARKYLGLETAETTVVGDTMETDIQGGVQMGYKTILVLSGIAKKEQLGYYAFKPDHVVSSVDAIEFPLKWW; from the coding sequence ATGAAACACGGACTACTGATTGATATGGACGGGGTGATATATAGCGGCGAGGAATTAATTACCGGGGCAGATAAATTTATTGCCACTTTACTCGAAAAAAAGATCCCTTTTACCTTTATGACCAATAACAGCCAGCGCACCCGTTTGGAAGCGGTCAGGAAATTAAAAAGGCTTGGCATTGAAGTGTCGGAAGAACATGTTTACACCAGCGCTATGGCCACCGGGAAATTTCTGGGCGACCAAAGTCCCCGCGCAACCGCTTATGTGTTAGGCGAAGGCGGTTTGATAACCAGCTTGCACGAGAACGGGATTACGCTGGTTGACAGCGACCCGGAATTTGTGGTTTTGGGGGAAGGTCGGAACTTTACACTTGAAATGGTTCAGCGTGCCGTGGATATGATCCTTGCCGGCGCCAAGTTTATCACTACTAACCGCGATCCATCGCCAAAAAAGCCGGGTTGGAATAATTTGGGTATTGCCGCAACTACAGCTATGATTGAAGAAGCTACCGGGCGTAAAGCCTTTGTTACCGGTAAGCCAAGTCCGGTAATGATGCGTTCGGCACGGAAATACCTTGGTTTGGAAACTGCCGAGACTACCGTTGTTGGCGACACCATGGAAACCGACATCCAGGGCGGCGTACAAATGGGATATAAAACTATTTTGGTTTTATCCGGCATCGCAAAAAAAGAGCAGTTGGGTTATTACGCTTTTAAACCCGACCATGTGGTAAGCTCTGTTGATGCCATTGAGTTTCCGCTCAAATGGTGGTAA
- a CDS encoding bacteriocin-like protein: protein MKKFSKLSRTEMKKVTGGKVDPNCLSSGTCAVVNSVGITLYGTCDGINFGTGLCGCTVNGVSYATSVCSRF, encoded by the coding sequence ATGAAAAAATTCAGTAAACTCAGCAGAACAGAAATGAAAAAAGTAACAGGCGGAAAGGTTGATCCTAACTGCCTGAGTTCAGGTACTTGTGCCGTAGTCAATTCAGTAGGAATTACGCTATATGGTACTTGCGATGGCATCAATTTCGGAACCGGCCTATGCGGCTGTACAGTAAATGGGGTAAGTTATGCCACTTCTGTATGTTCAAGGTTCTAA
- a CDS encoding BlaI/MecI/CopY family transcriptional regulator, with amino-acid sequence MNIKDQNKQLEPTKSELEILQVLWELGPSTVRNVNDELLKQKDVNYTTTLKLMQIMADKGILKRDESQMKHIYRVAEAEEKTKEHLLDKFVDAMYKGSASKLVMQLLGNKKTSAQELAEIKDLLKKLDQ; translated from the coding sequence ATGAATATAAAAGATCAAAACAAACAGCTGGAACCTACCAAATCAGAACTTGAAATTTTACAGGTGCTTTGGGAACTGGGGCCGTCAACTGTGCGCAACGTAAATGACGAATTGCTTAAACAAAAGGATGTTAATTATACCACCACGCTTAAATTAATGCAAATAATGGCTGATAAGGGAATTCTTAAGCGTGATGAAAGCCAGATGAAGCACATCTACCGCGTTGCCGAAGCAGAGGAAAAAACTAAGGAGCACCTGCTTGACAAATTTGTGGATGCTATGTACAAAGGCTCGGCGAGTAAGCTGGTGATGCAGTTGCTGGGCAATAAGAAAACATCTGCTCAAGAATTAGCGGAAATTAAGGACCTGTTGAAAAAACTGGATCAATAA